The Prevotella fusca JCM 17724 genome includes a window with the following:
- the tssD gene encoding type VI secretion system tube protein TssD, producing the protein MGSFRATLELGGKEYDVLYSNYEFSRNTDSKGKPSSSISGGRVSVTVESTDDTTAIEAMLNSQFKAVEGKIVYKKTEEDAKMKEICFKNAYIVHYKETLNVENETPMTIAMTFSAETITVGNAELDNRWPRT; encoded by the coding sequence ATGGGTTCATTCAGAGCAACATTGGAATTAGGTGGCAAGGAGTATGACGTACTCTATTCCAACTACGAGTTCAGCCGCAACACTGACAGCAAGGGCAAGCCTTCATCAAGCATCTCGGGCGGCCGCGTAAGCGTGACGGTAGAGTCAACGGACGACACGACGGCCATCGAGGCCATGCTCAACAGCCAGTTCAAGGCCGTCGAGGGCAAGATAGTCTACAAGAAGACAGAGGAGGACGCGAAGATGAAGGAGATCTGCTTCAAGAATGCGTACATCGTCCACTACAAGGAGACGCTGAACGTAGAGAACGAGACTCCTATGACCATCGCGATGACCTTCTCTGCGGAGACCATCACGGTGGGCAATGCGGAGCTTGACAACCGCTGGCCACGCACATAA
- the fabD gene encoding ACP S-malonyltransferase, whose protein sequence is MKAFVFPGQGSQFVGMGKELYENNPLAKELFDKADEILGFKITEIMFAGTDEQLKETKVTQPAVFLHSVISALCLGDEFKPDMVAGHSLGEFSALVAAGALSFEDGLKLVAARANAMQKACEQNPGTMAAIIGLSDEKVEEICAAVSKDGKVCVAANFNCPGQLVISGSTEGINEACELMKEAGAKRALPLKVGGAFHSPLMQPAKDELQAAIEATTFNAPKCPVYQNVDALPHTDPAEIQKNLIAQLTSSVRWTKSAQNMIADGADEFIECGPGKALQGMLGRIDKNVNAHGVD, encoded by the coding sequence ATGAAAGCATTTGTTTTCCCTGGACAGGGATCTCAGTTCGTTGGTATGGGTAAGGAACTCTATGAGAACAACCCATTGGCAAAAGAACTTTTCGATAAGGCTGACGAGATTCTTGGCTTCAAGATAACCGAGATTATGTTTGCAGGTACTGATGAGCAGCTGAAGGAAACTAAGGTAACTCAGCCTGCAGTGTTCCTCCACAGTGTTATTTCTGCACTTTGCTTAGGCGATGAGTTCAAGCCTGATATGGTAGCTGGTCACTCTTTGGGAGAGTTCTCTGCCCTTGTTGCAGCTGGCGCACTGAGTTTCGAGGACGGTTTGAAACTTGTTGCAGCACGTGCCAATGCCATGCAGAAGGCATGTGAGCAGAATCCAGGTACTATGGCAGCCATTATCGGTCTGTCCGATGAGAAGGTTGAGGAAATCTGTGCTGCTGTTTCAAAGGATGGCAAGGTTTGTGTTGCTGCCAACTTCAACTGTCCAGGTCAGTTAGTTATCTCTGGTTCAACCGAGGGTATCAATGAGGCTTGTGAGCTGATGAAGGAAGCTGGTGCTAAGCGTGCGTTGCCATTGAAGGTGGGTGGTGCTTTCCATTCACCGTTGATGCAGCCAGCTAAGGATGAGTTGCAGGCAGCTATTGAGGCAACAACGTTCAATGCTCCGAAGTGCCCGGTATATCAGAACGTAGATGCTTTGCCACATACAGACCCAGCTGAGATTCAGAAGAACCTCATAGCTCAGCTTACATCAAGCGTACGTTGGACTAAGAGTGCACAGAATATGATTGCTGATGGTGCTGACGAGTTCATCGAGTGCGGTCCAGGTAAGGCTTTGCAGGGTATGCTCGGTCGTATTGACAAGAATGTTAATGCACACGGTGTAGATTAA
- a CDS encoding DUF4153 domain-containing protein, with protein MVKFKRMNLVDWTARLSKVTRRFPVTFVYIVIATVYFCILVSRYLEYDCKAFDFFMSLWSLSGIVLSYMIHLFVEGKGKGKQLAVIASANIIWAGICAFFACNYPLSGTLTAACIACCVAIVLGLFIIPFYGQKDDRPAISFTLNILGHIGLAIVISGILFLGLELLLQSFVYLFGFYIGNTQISYLLVFCFVFLAPSLVVLQTPSAEEMYAVRDWMQHKFMNEVIHFQIIPLHFIYLVTLYFYVIKIIITWTLPDGWVSWLVAALMFLTIIIVGLLYPVNFRAEKKPFDKFVLRYLPLVVLPLLLLMTIGIIRRFSDYGVSVLRIYLLAFNLWCYAVCIGLYVLKAKRLSWIASSFAVSLLILSVLPYNVYTFTRDQLRRDVIGIAGKHGVTQFPMDKLQVEKLLKKLDGYQAGLIVDKLSYLSDNYDSLGTDGIVEEWNVWSYDYVDEESVSADTAVDDESFIDIQYNVSGSTLTIPEGYTSFRVVKYEYNTRYITCATRNDTLSVTLPYTIGGKKMEDVISMPVAELKKIYKAKKPHSVVFYGKNTCFYLTSLCCCLIEEDKEGVLEGVLFIK; from the coding sequence ATGGTGAAATTTAAGAGAATGAACCTTGTTGACTGGACTGCCCGGCTTTCAAAGGTGACCAGACGTTTTCCTGTGACATTTGTTTACATTGTGATAGCGACTGTGTATTTCTGTATTTTAGTCAGCAGATATTTGGAATATGATTGTAAGGCTTTTGACTTCTTTATGTCCCTGTGGTCTTTGTCAGGGATAGTGCTTTCCTATATGATTCATTTGTTTGTGGAGGGTAAAGGCAAGGGTAAACAGTTGGCAGTAATAGCCTCGGCAAATATTATTTGGGCTGGCATCTGTGCTTTCTTTGCTTGTAATTATCCGTTGAGTGGTACTCTGACGGCTGCCTGTATAGCATGTTGTGTGGCAATTGTTTTGGGACTTTTTATCATTCCTTTCTATGGTCAGAAGGATGACAGACCTGCTATCAGTTTTACCTTGAACATTCTTGGGCATATTGGCTTAGCCATCGTTATCTCGGGTATACTGTTCTTGGGGTTGGAGCTGTTGCTACAGTCTTTTGTTTATCTCTTTGGATTCTATATCGGTAATACGCAGATTTCCTATCTTCTGGTCTTTTGTTTTGTTTTTTTAGCACCTTCGTTAGTTGTGTTGCAGACTCCATCAGCCGAAGAGATGTATGCTGTTCGTGATTGGATGCAGCATAAGTTTATGAATGAAGTCATACACTTCCAGATAATCCCATTGCACTTTATCTATCTTGTAACATTGTATTTTTATGTCATTAAGATAATTATCACGTGGACATTACCTGATGGATGGGTAAGTTGGTTGGTAGCGGCACTTATGTTCTTGACGATAATCATCGTCGGTCTGCTTTATCCTGTGAACTTCCGGGCAGAGAAGAAACCTTTTGATAAGTTTGTCTTACGCTATCTTCCGCTGGTCGTATTGCCTTTGTTGCTGTTGATGACAATAGGAATTATCCGTCGTTTCAGCGATTATGGAGTATCTGTATTGCGTATTTATCTGCTTGCTTTCAACCTTTGGTGTTATGCCGTCTGCATTGGTCTTTATGTATTGAAAGCAAAGCGTTTGTCGTGGATAGCAAGCTCGTTTGCAGTTTCGTTGCTGATACTTTCCGTATTACCTTATAATGTCTATACCTTTACGCGTGACCAGTTGAGAAGAGATGTCATTGGGATAGCTGGCAAGCATGGAGTTACACAGTTCCCTATGGATAAACTACAGGTTGAAAAGCTGTTGAAGAAATTAGATGGATATCAAGCTGGTCTCATCGTGGATAAACTTAGCTATTTATCAGATAATTATGATAGTCTGGGTACAGACGGAATTGTTGAAGAATGGAATGTTTGGTCGTATGATTATGTGGATGAGGAGTCTGTGTCTGCAGATACAGCTGTAGATGATGAGTCTTTTATAGATATTCAGTATAATGTTTCTGGTTCAACCTTAACAATTCCAGAGGGATATACTTCTTTCAGAGTGGTGAAATATGAGTATAATACACGTTATATTACATGTGCCACAAGAAATGACACTCTTTCTGTGACACTTCCTTATACGATTGGAGGAAAGAAGATGGAGGATGTTATCTCTATGCCGGTTGCAGAACTGAAGAAGATTTATAAAGCCAAGAAGCCGCACTCTGTTGTTTTCTATGGTAAGAATACTTGTTTCTACCTGACAAGTCTATGTTGTTGTCTGATAGAAGAGGATAAAGAGGGAGTATTAGAAGGTGTCCTCTTTATAAAGTAA
- a CDS encoding alpha-amylase family glycosyl hydrolase — protein sequence MKTKLVIYQVFTRTFGNKNLAKKENGTLAENGAGKMNDFDEEVLRRIHDFGVTHLWYTGVIRHATCTDYSTFGIPQQNPRVVKGRAGSPYAITDYYDIDPDIAVDVNERMAEFEALVARTHAEGMKVIIDFVPNHVARQYKSIAKPQGVEDLGEGDDTGKHFDSQNNFYYCPGEQLDLSGVVENDYAHYAEPYYEYPAKCTGNDRFDSHPQQNDWYETVKLNYGVDYCDAGGRSYHYNPVPSTWKKMTDILLFWAEKGIDGFRCDMAEMVPHEFWAYATQQVKERYPGMIFIGEVYDPNQYRMYVESGFDYLYDKVGLYDCIRGVICDERPASSITHEWQQVDDIRNHMLYFLENHDEQRIAFDFFAGNPWKGVPGMIVSALLQQNPVMVYAGQEFGEKGMDKEGFSGQDGRSTIFDYWASDAVYKGFFNHDALTTDEKKLSLVYQGLLRFCNREKAVREGQTFDLMYVNNQSYQFNPRKQFAFLRKADEEVLLVVANFDQKRVHVNVTVPSHAYDFLGLPEQEVEMTDLLSGFTKVVELKRDGQIALDVAANFGRIYKFNIKTKTVDYVLNTHNKEEFPPAHTAEHLLNQVMFRMFGAERSSNAHIERKKSKMTFVLDHKPNRKEEKAIEDEMNRLIAEDLPVTFEMIDRNNIPEGVNIDKLPEDASEMLRLVRIGDFDVCLCIGKHVRSTAQIGRFEMLGTNWDEQKRTFRIRFKVIPA from the coding sequence ATGAAAACTAAATTAGTAATCTATCAAGTCTTCACCCGTACTTTCGGTAATAAGAACCTTGCAAAGAAAGAGAATGGTACATTAGCTGAGAACGGTGCAGGAAAGATGAATGACTTTGATGAGGAGGTGCTGCGGCGCATCCATGATTTCGGTGTCACCCATCTTTGGTATACAGGTGTTATCCGCCATGCAACGTGTACTGACTATTCTACTTTCGGCATACCGCAACAGAATCCCCGTGTGGTAAAGGGGCGTGCCGGTTCGCCGTATGCCATTACGGATTATTATGATATTGACCCAGATATTGCGGTTGATGTCAATGAGCGTATGGCAGAGTTCGAGGCTCTTGTAGCCCGCACTCATGCAGAAGGCATGAAGGTGATAATAGACTTTGTGCCCAATCATGTTGCGCGTCAATATAAGAGTATAGCCAAGCCACAAGGTGTTGAGGATCTTGGAGAGGGCGATGATACCGGGAAACATTTTGATTCTCAGAACAACTTTTACTATTGTCCAGGCGAACAGCTTGACCTCTCGGGTGTTGTTGAGAATGACTATGCCCACTATGCTGAGCCTTATTATGAGTATCCTGCAAAGTGTACAGGTAACGACCGCTTCGACTCTCATCCACAGCAGAATGACTGGTATGAGACAGTCAAGCTGAATTACGGTGTAGATTATTGCGATGCTGGCGGCAGGAGCTATCACTATAATCCTGTTCCTTCCACATGGAAGAAGATGACTGATATCCTTCTCTTCTGGGCTGAGAAGGGCATTGACGGCTTCCGTTGTGACATGGCGGAGATGGTTCCGCACGAGTTCTGGGCGTATGCAACGCAGCAGGTCAAGGAACGTTATCCCGGAATGATATTCATTGGTGAGGTCTATGACCCTAACCAGTATCGCATGTATGTGGAATCGGGCTTTGACTATCTGTATGACAAGGTGGGACTGTACGACTGTATTCGTGGTGTGATATGTGATGAGCGTCCTGCTTCGTCCATCACACATGAGTGGCAGCAGGTTGATGACATTCGCAACCACATGCTTTACTTCCTCGAAAATCATGACGAGCAGCGCATAGCCTTCGATTTCTTCGCCGGTAATCCTTGGAAGGGAGTTCCCGGAATGATAGTTTCTGCGCTCCTCCAGCAGAATCCTGTCATGGTTTATGCAGGGCAGGAATTTGGCGAAAAGGGGATGGACAAGGAGGGATTCTCGGGGCAGGACGGGCGTTCAACCATCTTTGACTATTGGGCAAGTGATGCCGTTTATAAAGGGTTCTTTAATCATGATGCGCTGACCACAGACGAGAAGAAGCTGTCGCTCGTGTATCAGGGACTCCTCCGTTTCTGCAATCGTGAGAAAGCAGTCAGGGAAGGACAGACTTTTGATCTTATGTATGTCAATAACCAGAGCTATCAGTTCAACCCACGCAAGCAGTTTGCTTTCCTGCGTAAGGCTGATGAAGAAGTGTTGCTGGTTGTTGCCAATTTCGACCAGAAACGGGTACATGTCAATGTAACTGTTCCGTCTCATGCGTATGATTTCCTCGGTCTGCCCGAACAGGAAGTTGAAATGACTGATTTGCTTTCAGGCTTTACAAAGGTAGTAGAATTGAAACGTGACGGGCAGATAGCATTAGATGTGGCGGCAAACTTTGGAAGAATTTACAAGTTTAATATAAAGACCAAGACCGTGGATTACGTATTGAATACGCACAACAAAGAGGAGTTTCCTCCTGCTCATACGGCAGAACATCTCTTGAATCAGGTTATGTTTCGTATGTTTGGTGCAGAGCGCAGCAGTAATGCTCACATCGAGCGAAAGAAGAGTAAGATGACCTTCGTCCTTGATCATAAGCCGAACCGTAAGGAAGAGAAGGCGATAGAGGACGAAATGAACCGTCTGATAGCTGAAGACCTGCCGGTAACTTTTGAAATGATTGACCGTAATAATATTCCAGAGGGTGTCAACATTGACAAACTTCCCGAGGATGCTTCAGAGATGTTGCGACTGGTTCGTATAGGCGATTTTGATGTCTGCCTTTGTATTGGCAAGCATGTACGTTCAACTGCACAGATTGGACGTTTTGAAATGTTGGGTACTAACTGGGATGAGCAGAAGCGTACGTTCCGTATCCGCTTTAAGGTTATTCCTGCTTAA
- a CDS encoding Rne/Rng family ribonuclease codes for MTSEVIIDAQPKEISIALLEDKRLVEYQREPREASFSVGNIYVAKVKKLMPGLNACFVDVGYERDAFLHYLDLGSQFNSYAKYLKQVQSDRKRLYPIQKASRLPDLQKDGTVQNTLQVGQEVMVQIVKEPISTKGPRLTGEISFAGRFLVLIPFGHKVSVSSKIRSGEERARLKQLIQSITPKNFGVIVRTVAEGKRVAELDAEMKVLLSRWNDAITKIQKTQDRPQLVFEETGRAVAMLRDLFNPTYENIYVNDDEICTAVHHYVSLIAPEKAGIVKKYTSKVPIFDNFDVTKQIKSSFGKTINYGHGCYLIIEHTEAMHVVDVNSGNRTKEKAQEQNALDTNLGAADELARQLRLRDMGGIIVVDFIDMNLAEDRQMLYERMCKNMQKDRARHNILPLSKFGLMQITRQRVRPVMDVDVDENCPTCFGTGKIRSSILFTDQLERKIDRLVNKVGVKKFYLHVHPYVAAYIDKGLISLKRKWQIKYGLGVNIIPSQKLAFLQYEFYDAKQQFIDMKEQNDKS; via the coding sequence ATGACAAGCGAAGTAATTATTGATGCCCAACCGAAAGAAATTTCGATAGCACTGCTCGAGGATAAGCGACTGGTTGAATACCAGCGTGAGCCAAGAGAGGCGAGCTTCTCGGTTGGAAACATCTACGTGGCAAAAGTCAAGAAACTGATGCCGGGGCTTAATGCCTGCTTTGTAGATGTAGGTTATGAGCGTGACGCCTTTCTTCATTATCTTGACTTAGGGAGCCAGTTCAACTCCTATGCGAAGTATCTGAAACAGGTTCAGAGCGACCGCAAACGACTTTATCCCATCCAAAAAGCCAGTCGCCTGCCCGATTTGCAAAAGGACGGAACCGTCCAGAACACCCTGCAAGTAGGGCAAGAGGTGATGGTACAGATTGTCAAAGAACCCATTTCCACCAAAGGACCACGCCTCACAGGCGAAATATCATTCGCTGGCAGGTTCCTGGTGCTCATACCTTTCGGGCATAAAGTCAGCGTTTCATCTAAAATCAGAAGCGGAGAAGAACGTGCACGCCTCAAACAGCTCATACAGAGCATTACACCCAAGAACTTCGGTGTGATTGTCCGTACCGTAGCTGAAGGGAAGCGCGTTGCCGAGCTTGATGCTGAGATGAAAGTCCTCCTGAGCCGTTGGAATGACGCTATCACAAAGATACAGAAAACACAGGACCGCCCTCAACTCGTCTTTGAGGAGACCGGGCGTGCTGTCGCAATGCTGCGTGATCTCTTCAATCCAACCTACGAAAACATCTACGTCAACGACGACGAGATATGCACTGCCGTTCATCACTATGTTTCTCTAATAGCCCCTGAAAAGGCGGGCATCGTGAAGAAGTACACAAGCAAGGTGCCGATCTTCGACAACTTTGACGTTACGAAGCAGATAAAATCCAGCTTCGGAAAGACCATCAATTATGGTCATGGCTGCTACCTCATCATCGAACACACTGAGGCTATGCATGTTGTAGATGTGAACAGTGGTAACAGAACAAAGGAAAAAGCACAGGAGCAGAATGCTCTCGACACCAACCTCGGTGCTGCTGATGAATTAGCCCGACAGCTCCGACTGCGTGATATGGGCGGAATCATTGTCGTTGACTTCATCGACATGAATCTTGCTGAAGACCGCCAGATGCTGTACGAGCGTATGTGCAAGAACATGCAGAAGGACCGTGCACGCCACAACATCCTTCCACTGAGCAAGTTCGGACTGATGCAGATTACCCGCCAGCGTGTACGCCCGGTAATGGATGTTGATGTAGACGAGAACTGTCCTACCTGTTTCGGTACTGGAAAGATTCGTTCAAGCATCCTGTTTACCGATCAGTTGGAGCGTAAGATTGACCGACTGGTAAACAAGGTTGGAGTAAAGAAATTCTATTTACATGTCCATCCATACGTTGCAGCTTACATCGACAAGGGTCTTATTTCCTTGAAGCGCAAGTGGCAAATCAAGTATGGACTCGGTGTAAACATCATTCCTTCACAGAAACTTGCCTTTTTGCAATATGAATTCTATGATGCAAAACAGCAATTCATTGATATGAAGGAACAGAACGATAAATCCTGA
- a CDS encoding Gfo/Idh/MocA family protein, translating into MSIRRSLAAAFILGSLFLPSTVSAQFNWPYKVTNGTAITDVPKRAAGQESALNMTTPKMKAVRVAFVGLGMRGHDAVERWTHIPGIQVMALCDHERDRAEKCQEYLRKASMPAADIYSGEDGYKELCRRKDIDLVYIAPDWKHHFLVASEAMKNGKHVAVEVPAAMNLSEIWQLIDLSEKKRLHCMMLENCCYDFFELNALNMAQQKVFGEVLYVQGAYRHELSQFWDSYWKKDAQDKLGWRLDYNQKFRGDLYATHGLGPIAQVLDIHRGDKMKTLIAMDTKSVNGKKQVEKMTGEPCTEFRNGDHTTTLISTENGKVIEIHHNVMTPQPYNRMYQLTGTKGFANKYPFEGFALSSDELKKSGVTPSSDNLSGHSYLSKADAQALIQKYESPIVAKYEKQAKEVGGHGGMDFIMDSRLVYCLQNGLPLDIDVYDLAEWCCLAELGSISMDNGNIPVEVPDFTRGQWNNIKGYRHAYASPTDEAQAAADAMDFTTKLKEKGKKYWEKADKATKKK; encoded by the coding sequence ATGAGTATCAGAAGATCATTAGCTGCGGCGTTTATCCTTGGCAGCTTATTCTTACCATCAACAGTATCGGCACAGTTCAACTGGCCATACAAGGTAACCAATGGGACAGCAATTACTGATGTGCCGAAACGTGCAGCAGGACAGGAAAGTGCACTGAACATGACCACTCCGAAAATGAAGGCGGTACGCGTAGCATTTGTCGGACTGGGAATGCGCGGACATGATGCCGTAGAACGTTGGACGCATATCCCTGGCATCCAGGTGATGGCACTCTGCGACCATGAACGTGACAGAGCAGAGAAATGTCAGGAATATCTGCGCAAGGCAAGTATGCCCGCAGCCGACATTTACTCTGGCGAAGACGGATACAAGGAACTGTGCAGGCGCAAGGATATTGACCTTGTATATATTGCTCCGGACTGGAAGCATCACTTCCTTGTTGCAAGCGAGGCTATGAAGAACGGCAAGCATGTTGCCGTGGAAGTACCTGCGGCTATGAATCTTTCTGAAATATGGCAACTCATCGACCTCTCTGAAAAGAAGCGTCTGCACTGTATGATGCTTGAAAACTGCTGCTATGACTTCTTTGAGTTGAATGCTCTGAACATGGCACAGCAGAAAGTCTTTGGCGAAGTGCTTTACGTTCAAGGTGCTTATCGCCACGAATTGTCACAGTTCTGGGATTCTTACTGGAAGAAAGATGCACAGGACAAACTTGGCTGGAGACTGGATTATAACCAGAAGTTCCGTGGCGATCTCTATGCCACACACGGCTTAGGTCCTATTGCGCAGGTACTGGACATACACAGAGGTGACAAGATGAAGACCCTCATTGCAATGGACACAAAGTCAGTCAACGGCAAAAAGCAGGTTGAAAAGATGACTGGCGAACCATGCACGGAGTTCCGCAACGGCGACCATACCACAACACTCATCAGCACTGAGAACGGAAAGGTTATCGAAATCCATCATAACGTAATGACTCCACAGCCTTACAACCGTATGTATCAGCTTACAGGTACAAAGGGATTTGCGAACAAATATCCTTTTGAGGGATTTGCACTTTCATCTGACGAACTAAAGAAATCCGGTGTCACACCATCTTCTGACAACCTTTCAGGACACTCCTACCTTTCAAAGGCTGACGCACAGGCATTGATACAGAAGTACGAAAGCCCAATCGTTGCCAAGTACGAGAAGCAGGCAAAGGAAGTCGGCGGACACGGCGGTATGGACTTCATCATGGATTCACGCTTAGTTTACTGTCTGCAGAACGGTCTTCCTTTGGACATTGACGTCTATGACCTGGCTGAATGGTGTTGTCTGGCAGAGTTAGGTTCTATCTCCATGGACAATGGCAATATTCCTGTAGAGGTTCCAGACTTCACACGTGGACAGTGGAACAACATCAAGGGATACCGCCACGCATACGCATCTCCTACGGATGAAGCACAGGCTGCAGCTGATGCTATGGACTTCACAACCAAACTGAAGGAGAAAGGCAAGAAGTACTGGGAGAAGGCTGACAAGGCAACAAAAAAGAAATAA
- a CDS encoding type VI secretion system Vgr family protein — protein MGGSSDWLGEPLTVRTDGSTSFLGVVTNVHMHREDSEFGHLVVSGYSATYRLETAPGNFSWTGKKIGEIVSQLCDAAGVGAKVNAAYDGTPDYLCQYGESQFDFIRRLSAQYKEWLYYDGTSLVFGNPKTLPDSVCLEFGTTLSSLDIGIQTLARPKKAYSYHSSSDQQMNEASPSETAGQDLLARKAVAASMKLFSVPARQYAEQRVNSGPELVDYMRRKQSAETAESHYVTAESRVPGLCVGSVVKIDSSFYQSFRSLSRRTLGEFIITEIVHEVGEDGYYRNRFKALPSALEVIPVPDVRIPHAETQMATVTRNDDPRGSGRIQVRMNWQADDMNTNWIRVMTPDGGSSSDVKSNRGFVFIPEVGDHVLVGFRHGDPSRPYAMGSLFNGSTGGGGGKGNNCKSLTTRSGSTLKLDDSTGNVLLADKTGQNLITFDGNNTVTVSSATNIHLDNGKASIKMEGDVITIKANTICIDGATSTTCQSGESDSVVITSGTGVDIKGVDINAIAETNAEISGGSKSVLSSPSTSISGDADVTINGGLVKINS, from the coding sequence ATGGGCGGCAGCTCCGACTGGCTCGGCGAGCCCCTGACCGTCCGCACCGACGGCAGCACCTCCTTCCTGGGCGTGGTGACGAACGTACACATGCACCGTGAGGACAGCGAGTTCGGGCATCTCGTCGTGTCCGGCTACTCCGCCACCTACCGCCTGGAGACCGCCCCCGGCAACTTCTCATGGACAGGGAAGAAGATAGGAGAGATCGTCAGCCAGCTCTGTGATGCCGCAGGGGTCGGGGCAAAGGTCAATGCAGCCTATGACGGCACGCCTGACTATCTCTGCCAGTACGGCGAGTCCCAGTTCGATTTCATCCGCCGTCTTTCCGCACAGTACAAGGAATGGCTCTACTATGACGGCACATCCCTCGTCTTCGGGAATCCCAAGACACTTCCCGACTCGGTCTGCCTTGAGTTCGGCACCACCCTCTCTTCGCTTGACATCGGCATCCAGACGCTCGCCCGCCCCAAGAAGGCCTACAGCTACCACTCCTCGTCCGACCAGCAGATGAACGAGGCGAGCCCGTCGGAGACGGCCGGCCAGGACCTCCTTGCCCGCAAGGCGGTGGCAGCCTCGATGAAGCTGTTCAGCGTCCCGGCACGCCAGTATGCCGAGCAGCGTGTCAACTCCGGTCCGGAGCTGGTGGACTACATGCGCCGCAAGCAGTCGGCAGAGACGGCGGAGAGCCACTACGTCACCGCCGAGAGCCGTGTGCCGGGTCTGTGCGTGGGCAGCGTCGTCAAGATAGACAGCTCCTTCTACCAGTCCTTCAGGTCCCTCTCCCGCAGGACGCTGGGCGAGTTCATCATCACCGAGATCGTGCACGAGGTGGGTGAGGACGGCTACTACCGCAACCGTTTCAAGGCACTCCCCTCCGCCCTTGAGGTGATTCCCGTGCCCGATGTACGCATCCCCCATGCCGAGACGCAGATGGCTACGGTGACGAGGAACGACGACCCCAGGGGCAGCGGCCGCATCCAGGTGCGGATGAACTGGCAGGCTGACGACATGAACACGAACTGGATCCGGGTGATGACACCGGATGGTGGTAGCAGTAGTGACGTGAAGAGCAACCGCGGCTTCGTATTCATCCCCGAGGTAGGCGACCATGTCCTCGTCGGCTTCCGCCACGGCGATCCCTCCCGTCCCTATGCCATGGGCAGCTTGTTCAACGGATCGACAGGTGGTGGCGGCGGCAAGGGCAACAACTGCAAGAGCCTCACCACACGCAGTGGCAGCACTCTTAAGCTCGATGACAGCACAGGTAATGTGCTTCTTGCTGATAAGACCGGACAGAATCTTATTACGTTCGATGGGAATAATACAGTAACAGTATCTTCTGCCACCAATATCCATCTGGATAATGGTAAAGCCTCTATAAAGATGGAGGGAGATGTGATAACGATTAAGGCGAATACCATATGTATTGACGGGGCAACAAGTACAACTTGTCAGTCAGGAGAAAGTGACAGTGTCGTTATTACCAGTGGAACTGGTGTCGACATAAAAGGCGTTGATATAAATGCGATAGCAGAAACCAATGCTGAGATTTCAGGTGGAAGTAAGAGTGTACTGTCATCTCCTTCTACATCCATCAGTGGAGATGCCGATGTTACTATTAATGGAGGTTTGGTCAAGATAAACTCATAA